Part of the Equus caballus isolate H_3958 breed thoroughbred chromosome 5, TB-T2T, whole genome shotgun sequence genome is shown below.
CGTGAGTTTAGGCTGGGAACCATAGAGCTGCTTTTTCTGGCTCTCCTGAGCCTCCCACCCAAAGGAGGAGGGCTCTCAGGACTCGGGGTTATGGTGTGAGGTGCTGAGACGGGAAGGCAGTGTGCCCAACCCAGTGTCTGAGGTGCACCACAGGTAGAATGACCTGGAGCAGCGAGGTCGTGGGCACCAAGGTTGTTTCCGTGGACGTGCCTGACACAGTGAGAGGAGGCAGGCGCTTCATGTATTGACCTCAAGGGGGCCTTTCTCTCCCAGTGAGATTTTGCACCCAGGGGATGAATGCCACCTTCATTCTTGAGCCTTTATCCTCTCGTGTGATTTGAAGGTGACTAATCAGTATCTCCGTTCTACTTGAACCCAAATTTCTTCTTAGTGCGTGTGACACTGACTGATATTCTACCTTGAATCTTGCAGAGACACTGATTAAACTATAAATGCCCCTGAGAGGGGTGATAGTATGTTCCGGGATCAAGGAGGCAGAATGGGGTTTGGAGGAAGGTGGGGCACAAAggtaaaagagagaaagcaaggcaGGAAGGGGAGTAGAAGATGCCAAAGGCAGCTGTCTCTACCTGAGCAGCTGCCCTGGGGACTCTGCAACCATGGGTTTTATGGTGGCtgggttttgttggtttttgctattttttgtgTAGTTGAAGGGGCTCTCAGAGGGCCATGTTGAGGAGCTTAGGAGAACAGACTCAACCCCGGATTGCTTAGACAGTCTTTGTGTTTCTCCTTCATCTAGGACGGCTGTCGGAGCCTCAAATCACTGTGAACTTTGAGATCTCTGGGGAAGGTCCCTGTAATATGTCCCTGACCTGCTCTGTAGAGAAGGCAGGGCTGGATGTGACCTACAGCTGGATATCCCGGGAGGACGGTGCTGACACAGCTCGTGAAGGCTCTGTCTTCAGCACATCCTGGAGGCCTAGGGACAATGCCCTCTCCTATACCTGTAGGGCCGGCAACCCCGTCAGCAACGTCAGTTCCCGTCTCATCCCTGCTGGGCCCTTCTGTGCAGGTACCAGGCCCCCAGAGACAGCCCCTGAGCTACTTCTGCAGGACCTCAAGGCCACCACCTGCCTCCCCCAGTTCTTCCCAAGAGAGCACATGGAATCTAGAACCTAACCCCCTCCCAAAGAGACTTGACCCCTGAACGATGGGGAGGGAGGGCCTCCCTTTTCTTACTGCTCCCAACTTCCAAAGGTCTCGTCGGGTCTCTTGCTCAGCTTGAGAGTGCTCCCCAGATCTCAGTTCCTGAGCTTCTGTGAATAGAGTGTATATGTCCAGAGACACTTGCAAGGGAACATCAACTGACTGTGAACTTGAGATCCCCTCTGTGGAATTTGGGGTAGGTGTCTGACCCGTAATCTGGGCCTCACCCTCCCTCGGGTGAgtgcctctctccttcccttcttccgtCCCAGATCCTGGCTACCCTTTGGAGAAGACCTCcacttccttctgcctcctggcCAAGGGATTgctccttctcttgctcttggTGATTCTGGCCGTGGGACTCTGGTATATCCGAGTCCAGACGAGATGCAAAACGCCAAGGATGAAGACACTCAGGAGAAACAgaatgaaactgagaaagaagggGAAGCCTGATCCCAGCTGGGCCTGATTGCTCCACGGAGACCCCAGTTCAGAGCtttgtttcttcccagcccccGGAGaatccttcctcttctcccaggGGGGCGAGGGGTGGATGTCCAACGGGCCATACTCCCAAGGGAAGATTGTCTGACAATAAACTAAAACAAAGTGACCACCACTCTGGAGGAGCTGTGTTTGGTCCTTGGCCGGGAGACTGTACAGTCCCGCTTCCCTGCCTTTCCTCCCACTCCAGGTGTTCTCCTCCACGCCCACACGCTGTCCGTGCTTGCCTTTGGGGAAGAAAGTGAGTCTAGAGACCCATTCACAATGAGGTGTTGTCTGTTATTGTTCACGCCTATCCCATtccccaccaacacacacaacatttacactttaaataagaaaagtgagAGATCCCTGTGAACCTAACTGAACCTGTGACTCCTAAATGGGAGAATTTCGGGCTCTGAAAACCCTATACAAGACTGGTATTATTCCTGCTATGATTTTTCTGCTCTAATACCCCTTACTGCCCCCCTACCCAGATGAGTTCACTTAGCTATTCCCACGCACCCCACCCCTGTCGAGAGGCTGTCCTGCCCAGGGAGATAAGCAGCAGCCAGGTGCAGCCCCGCTCTGGTGACCTTGCTGCTCTGGGCCTCTGGTGCCTGCCCCACAGAGATGACAACCCAGCTGGATCAATAGTTGAGGTCAGGAACTTTGACCTCTGTTTGTGGGTGGTCTTACTGTCTTTTCTGTCCCTTCTCGATAGATTTCCATGTCTCAGAACTTCTCTCTGGACTCTTGTCCTGGGAGAGAAGAATGCCTATCCTTTATACCCTCCACCCCTGGCCAAGGCCCTTAAGTTTATGTTCTTGCTCTTTCCTGAGCCCAACGATCAGCCTGAACTCTTCTTCCAGGATTGTGCCACTACTGAAGTCTTGGTCGTCCTCCCCAAATCAGATCTTGTGGATGTTACTTAATGCAGCTACCATGGTGAGGGTGGGGAGCCGGGGTGGGAGATTGGAGAGGGAATTGGAAGCCACCCAGGTGACAGGACACACGTCAGTATGGAGTGAATTAGAAGAGGTAAGTAGGCTACAATAGGGGGAGCATCATGTGAGCTCTCAGGAGATCTGGGCTCTGCTCTGCCCCTCACCTCTGGTTTGGGACACTTTGTTCAGCAAATGCCCCTTGGGCCACAGTCCCTTTCCACAGGGAATGCACACTTTGGAGGAGAGGCAGGCATAGGCGCATGCCTGACATTTCTCTAGATCTCACTTTCCCCCTCTCAGTGAGGAAAAAGATGCTGAGCACTGAAGTGTCTTCCACGAAAAGGAACATTAAGGCTCTGAAGGGGCAGTGGGATGTGCTGGGGATGGTGGTGACCAAAGACACTGCTTTCAGGAAAATAGGACACGTGAAGCAGGCACTAGGACACCCCAGGAGCAGGGCTCCCAGAGCAGCATGGGGCACAGGCAGCAGCCAGGAGTCAGGGTCCCCCAGACTGGAAAGGGAGCAGGGCACAGGAGGTAGGCAGGGGCTTCCTGCCTAGGTTTTTGTGCAGGAGATGGAGCCCCTTGGGGCTTGGGAAGGAAGTGGTGAGGGTGGGACACCAGTCCCCAAAGAGCTCCTAAGACTGGCAACTGATCCACTCTGCTCCCTGAGGGCCTGAGTTCTTGTCCCGCTAGAAGGCAGTCTCTGGCGTGAGGCTGGTTTGCTGCACCTCCCTTCAGCCTGAGCAGTCCCACCTTCCAAAAGGCCTGCGGCTCCAGGACCAAGCCTGCAGCCCCAGTTCATCCGACTCCTTTAGTGCCTTTCCGGAGACTGACTGGAAAAGACCAACTGGAGCCCATCTTGCACGCACGGGGGCAGCTCATTTCTCATGTGTTCCAGGATCTGGCACACAGAAAGTAAATAAAGGGATGAATGGTCCCTAC
Proteins encoded:
- the SLAMF9 gene encoding SLAM family member 9; protein product: MGALPWLLFLLLIQEDKGYSGDDVDPEEVLAVLQESITLPLEIPSGEEVEDIIWSSRIRLATVVPGKEGHPDTITVTNSRYQGRVSFLGPSYSLHISNVTWEDSGSYEAQVNLRTSQISTTQRYNLRVYRRLSEPQITVNFEISGEGPCNMSLTCSVEKAGLDVTYSWISREDGADTAREGSVFSTSWRPRDNALSYTCRAGNPVSNVSSRLIPAGPFCADPGYPLEKTSTSFCLLAKGLLLLLLLVILAVGLWYIRVQTRCKTPRMKTLRRNRMKLRKKGKPDPSWA